One genomic segment of Desulforamulus reducens MI-1 includes these proteins:
- the atpA gene encoding F0F1 ATP synthase subunit alpha, producing the protein MNLRPEEISSIIRQQIDKYEAQVEVSDVGTVIQVGDGIARVYGLEDCMAAELLEFPGGTLGMALNLEEDNIGCVIMGPYTHIKEGDPVKRTGRIISVPVGDALIGRVVNPLGQPIDGKGPIKTEKYRPTERIAPGVITRKSVTVPLQTGLKAIDAMVPVGRGQRELIIGDRQTGKTAVAVDAIINQKGQDVICIYVAVGQKASTVAGVVQTLEAHGAMEYSIVVAANASEPAPLLYLAPYSGCAMGEEFMDNGKDVLIIYDDLSKQATAYREMSLLLRRPPGREAFPGDVFYLHSRLLERAARLAPEFGGGSITALPIIETQAGDVSAYIPTNVISITDGQIFLETDLFNSGQRPAISVGLSVSRVGGAAQIKAMKQVAGQLRLDLAQYRELAAFAQFGSDLDKATQARLNRGARTVQILKQGQYKPYPVEEQVVVIYTAVKGFLDDVELNKIGAFEDGFINFMRSNKADILKAIREQKEIKPETDAKLVAAIEEFKKTFA; encoded by the coding sequence ATGAATTTGCGACCTGAAGAGATCAGCTCGATCATAAGGCAGCAAATCGATAAATACGAGGCCCAAGTGGAAGTATCCGACGTGGGCACCGTTATCCAGGTCGGCGACGGTATCGCCCGTGTTTATGGCCTCGAGGACTGCATGGCCGCAGAACTGTTAGAGTTCCCCGGCGGAACCCTCGGTATGGCCCTTAACCTGGAAGAAGATAACATCGGTTGCGTTATTATGGGACCCTATACCCACATTAAAGAAGGTGACCCCGTTAAACGTACCGGCCGTATTATCTCTGTTCCCGTTGGCGATGCCTTGATCGGTCGTGTTGTTAACCCGCTGGGCCAGCCCATTGATGGCAAAGGTCCCATCAAGACTGAGAAATACCGCCCCACCGAGCGTATTGCTCCGGGTGTTATTACACGTAAGTCCGTTACTGTGCCTTTACAAACAGGTCTTAAGGCCATTGACGCCATGGTTCCTGTGGGCCGTGGCCAGCGTGAATTGATCATTGGTGACCGCCAAACCGGTAAAACCGCTGTGGCCGTTGATGCCATCATCAACCAGAAGGGTCAAGATGTTATCTGTATCTACGTTGCTGTAGGTCAGAAAGCTTCCACCGTAGCCGGTGTTGTGCAGACCCTGGAAGCCCACGGCGCCATGGAATATTCCATCGTGGTGGCTGCCAACGCTTCCGAACCTGCTCCTCTGCTCTACCTGGCTCCTTACTCCGGTTGCGCAATGGGCGAAGAATTTATGGATAACGGTAAAGACGTATTAATTATCTACGATGACCTGTCCAAACAGGCTACTGCTTACCGTGAAATGTCCCTGTTGCTCCGTCGTCCTCCCGGACGTGAAGCATTCCCTGGTGACGTATTCTATCTACACTCCCGCCTGCTGGAGCGTGCTGCCCGCTTAGCTCCTGAATTCGGCGGCGGTTCCATTACCGCTCTGCCAATTATTGAAACCCAGGCCGGTGACGTGTCTGCGTATATTCCTACCAACGTTATTTCTATTACCGATGGTCAGATCTTCCTGGAAACTGACTTGTTTAACTCCGGTCAGCGTCCAGCTATTTCCGTAGGTCTGTCTGTATCCCGCGTTGGTGGTGCGGCACAAATTAAAGCCATGAAGCAGGTTGCTGGTCAGCTTCGTCTGGACCTGGCCCAGTACCGTGAACTGGCTGCCTTTGCCCAGTTTGGTTCCGATCTGGATAAAGCTACCCAGGCTCGTCTGAACCGTGGTGCCCGTACTGTACAAATCCTGAAGCAAGGACAGTACAAGCCCTACCCGGTTGAAGAACAGGTTGTGGTTATCTACACCGCTGTTAAAGGCTTCCTGGATGACGTTGAACTAAACAAGATCGGCGCCTTTGAAGATGGTTTTATTAACTTCATGCGTAGCAACAAAGCTGATATCCTAAAGGCTATCAGAGAGCAAAAGGAAATTAAGCCCGAGACCGATGCCAAGTTAGTGGCAGCGATCGAAGAGTTTAAGAAAACCTTTGCCTAG
- a CDS encoding F0F1 ATP synthase subunit delta — MLRGAVARRYAQALYEIAQEKNALEAMEQELKGVAEAIEGTRELQKVLYHPQVLPGEKKNLLKALFTDKVSDETLNFLGLVVDKRRENYIAGIAAEFSVLANEARGKVAAEVTTAIEIDEKQKQELVKVASRMAGKEVEPTFGVDPSLIGGVVVRIGSKVIDGSIKTRLATIKSRLMSKTS; from the coding sequence ATGTTAAGAGGGGCTGTGGCAAGACGTTATGCTCAGGCCCTGTATGAAATTGCCCAGGAGAAAAACGCCCTGGAAGCTATGGAACAAGAGCTAAAGGGTGTTGCCGAAGCAATTGAAGGGACTAGGGAACTCCAAAAGGTATTATACCACCCGCAGGTGTTACCAGGTGAAAAGAAAAACCTGCTTAAGGCACTTTTTACCGATAAAGTCTCTGACGAGACCTTGAATTTTCTGGGTCTTGTGGTAGACAAGCGCAGAGAAAACTACATAGCAGGCATTGCTGCTGAGTTTTCAGTTTTGGCCAATGAGGCCCGTGGTAAAGTGGCGGCAGAAGTTACCACAGCCATTGAAATTGATGAAAAGCAAAAACAAGAACTGGTAAAAGTAGCTTCCCGCATGGCCGGGAAAGAAGTGGAACCAACCTTCGGGGTGGATCCTTCTCTCATCGGCGGTGTTGTTGTACGTATCGGTAGTAAGGTGATTGATGGCAGCATCAAGACCCGCCTTGCTACAATAAAATCACGCCTCATGTCAAAAACCAGTTAA
- the atpF gene encoding F0F1 ATP synthase subunit B — protein sequence MESLGFNGTLLAQMFNFLVLLILLRAVAYKPFMNMLEKRRELIEGSIAAAEEDKKQAEQLRATLQADLQRSREQATEMMARATKNAEEQAQQIIEAAKAEAARVKDSALSEIQREKERAVAELRDQVATLSILVAGKIIDQKLNDDVQKDLVNKFVKEAGDLPC from the coding sequence GTGGAGAGCTTAGGTTTTAATGGCACATTACTAGCCCAGATGTTCAACTTCCTGGTCTTATTAATCTTGCTCAGGGCGGTGGCCTACAAGCCGTTTATGAACATGCTGGAAAAACGTAGGGAACTGATCGAAGGCAGTATAGCTGCCGCCGAAGAAGATAAAAAGCAGGCAGAGCAACTTCGTGCTACCTTACAGGCTGATTTACAGCGTTCCCGGGAGCAGGCCACAGAGATGATGGCCCGTGCAACCAAGAATGCCGAAGAGCAAGCCCAGCAGATCATCGAAGCTGCCAAAGCTGAAGCTGCCCGTGTAAAAGACAGTGCCCTGTCCGAAATCCAGCGTGAGAAAGAAAGGGCAGTGGCTGAACTCAGGGATCAAGTTGCTACACTCTCCATTTTGGTGGCTGGCAAAATTATCGACCAGAAGCTGAATGACGATGTTCAAAAGGATCTGGTTAACAAATTTGTCAAAGAGGCAGGCGATCTGCCATGTTAA
- the atpE gene encoding F0F1 ATP synthase subunit C, with protein MEVGAAAAIATGLAVGLGALGAAVGDGICTGKAIESIARQPEAKGTIQTTMFISVGLIESIPIIAVVLAFMLFGKLG; from the coding sequence ATGGAAGTAGGAGCTGCTGCTGCTATTGCTACTGGTTTAGCTGTAGGTTTAGGTGCTCTGGGTGCTGCTGTTGGTGACGGTATTTGTACTGGTAAAGCCATCGAGTCCATCGCCCGTCAGCCTGAAGCCAAAGGTACCATCCAAACCACCATGTTTATTTCTGTAGGTCTGATCGAATCTATCCCCATTATCGCCGTAGTACTTGCCTTTATGTTATTTGGTAAGCTTGGTTAA
- the atpB gene encoding F0F1 ATP synthase subunit A yields MSAAAGAAQAAEHHDMLHMVEMDLNFWNIPLFTEYDKYWHIMGLSISPRTMIMTWITMALVLLFAWACTKNQNVRSPGKAQATFEVLWEFLGGQVFSNLGNKLGAAMMPIIVTFFIYIVFANLLGLIPTLSSPTADKNTTFGLALIVVLLIHYHGLKANGVGGHIGHYFQPFKPFVVIHLIEEIARPVTLAFRLYGNIFAGEVLIAVLLGLININAYVFGGFIPSVIWLAFSVFVGFVQAFVFSMLTIAYVSQFAAHEADHH; encoded by the coding sequence ATGAGCGCTGCAGCGGGAGCTGCGCAGGCAGCAGAGCATCACGATATGCTGCACATGGTGGAAATGGACTTGAACTTTTGGAACATTCCACTATTCACGGAATACGACAAGTATTGGCATATTATGGGTCTGAGTATTAGCCCCAGGACGATGATTATGACTTGGATCACCATGGCACTGGTATTGCTCTTCGCCTGGGCGTGCACCAAAAACCAGAACGTCAGAAGTCCTGGCAAAGCACAGGCAACCTTCGAGGTGTTGTGGGAATTTCTGGGAGGACAGGTATTCAGCAACCTTGGCAATAAGCTAGGGGCTGCCATGATGCCAATCATTGTAACCTTTTTTATCTATATTGTGTTTGCCAACCTGCTGGGTCTGATACCGACATTAAGTTCACCCACCGCAGATAAAAACACAACCTTCGGACTTGCATTAATCGTAGTTTTATTAATTCACTACCATGGCCTCAAGGCCAACGGTGTTGGCGGTCATATCGGACACTACTTTCAGCCCTTTAAACCCTTTGTGGTGATTCACCTGATTGAAGAAATCGCAAGACCTGTTACCCTGGCCTTTCGTCTTTATGGTAACATCTTCGCCGGTGAAGTGCTGATTGCTGTATTGCTAGGTTTGATTAACATCAATGCCTATGTGTTTGGTGGATTTATTCCTTCTGTTATCTGGTTAGCTTTCTCTGTGTTCGTAGGTTTCGTACAAGCATTCGTATTCTCAATGTTAACCATTGCATATGTTTCACAGTTTGCTGCACATGAAGCTGACCACCACTAG
- a CDS encoding ATP synthase subunit I, with protein MLGSQIMPSLEVQLKRTVKSTAIIVAFLALAVVLDFPNTIYKGLFIGSLVSLQNAILLSKRIKKVSTIKDVGKAIAYMRRGFFIRLIIIMATLWLSIRIPSVSVNATAVGLFVAPILSISDFFITMIKESSLKSEALDNKVRQIQREGGENA; from the coding sequence ATGCTGGGTTCCCAAATCATGCCGAGTCTAGAGGTTCAACTGAAGCGAACGGTAAAATCTACAGCCATTATAGTAGCTTTTTTAGCCTTGGCAGTTGTTCTGGATTTTCCAAATACAATTTATAAAGGATTGTTTATCGGTTCTCTGGTTAGTCTGCAAAATGCCATATTATTAAGTAAAAGAATAAAAAAGGTTTCAACCATTAAAGATGTAGGTAAAGCAATTGCATATATGCGCAGGGGTTTCTTTATCCGCCTGATTATTATTATGGCCACCCTGTGGCTGTCTATCAGAATTCCCAGTGTCAGCGTGAATGCCACAGCGGTAGGCTTGTTTGTTGCCCCAATATTGTCAATTTCCGACTTTTTTATCACAATGATTAAAGAGAGCTCCCTAAAATCAGAGGCTCTCGATAATAAAGTTAGGCAAATACAACGTGAAGGGGGTGAAAACGCATGA
- a CDS encoding AtpZ/AtpI family protein has product MSEKGKGEPLRALALASSISVEIASATVIGFFGGRWLDSKFQTDPWLMLLGLLLGMAGGMWGVYHTLETFRKKDKG; this is encoded by the coding sequence ATGAGTGAAAAAGGTAAAGGAGAACCATTAAGAGCATTGGCACTGGCCTCTTCCATCAGCGTAGAAATTGCATCTGCCACTGTTATTGGTTTTTTTGGAGGACGCTGGCTAGACAGTAAGTTTCAAACAGATCCTTGGTTAATGCTGCTGGGTTTGCTATTGGGTATGGCCGGGGGGATGTGGGGGGTCTATCATACACTGGAAACCTTTCGTAAAAAAGACAAGGGGTGA
- the wecB gene encoding non-hydrolyzing UDP-N-acetylglucosamine 2-epimerase, whose product MLKVLTVFGTRPEAIKMAPLVKELNSRPDKIKSMVAVTAQHREMLDQVLELFDIIPDYDLNIMQEGQTLYDVTTRALEGLKSVLIECNPDLVLVHGDTTTTFVAALAAYYRQIPVGHVEAGLRTHNKYSPFPEEMNRRLTGALAEYHFAPTQKAMQNLIKENINMDNIFVTGNTVIDALKATVREDYVFSDPLLNKIDFTKHRVLLVTTHRRENLGEPMRAIYLALKEIVATHSDVEIVFPVHKNPAVRRVVNEVLGGIERVHLIEPLQYEPFINLMQRCYLVLTDSGGMQEEAPSLGKPVLVLRDTTERPEAIEAGTVKLVGTDREKVHTVTNHLLNNFESYTKMSEAVNPYGDGLASKRIVDFICYRFGLQEEQPEEFLTK is encoded by the coding sequence AACAGTCGGCCGGATAAAATTAAATCCATGGTGGCAGTAACGGCCCAGCACCGGGAAATGTTGGATCAGGTTCTGGAACTGTTTGATATCATTCCAGACTATGATCTTAATATAATGCAGGAGGGTCAAACCCTCTATGATGTTACCACAAGGGCGTTGGAAGGCCTAAAGTCGGTCTTAATTGAATGTAACCCAGATCTAGTGCTTGTGCACGGGGATACCACCACCACCTTCGTGGCAGCCCTAGCCGCCTATTATCGGCAGATTCCAGTAGGACACGTAGAGGCAGGGCTGAGAACCCATAATAAATACTCACCCTTCCCCGAAGAAATGAACCGGCGCCTTACTGGGGCCCTGGCGGAATATCATTTTGCACCAACCCAGAAGGCCATGCAGAACCTGATTAAAGAAAACATTAACATGGACAATATTTTCGTTACCGGCAATACCGTCATTGACGCTCTGAAGGCAACCGTAAGAGAAGATTATGTATTTTCAGATCCACTGCTAAATAAAATAGATTTTACCAAACATCGTGTTTTACTGGTAACAACTCACCGCCGGGAAAACCTGGGAGAGCCCATGCGGGCCATTTATCTGGCCCTTAAGGAGATCGTTGCAACACACTCGGATGTAGAGATCGTTTTCCCGGTACATAAGAACCCTGCGGTACGTCGTGTGGTTAATGAAGTATTAGGAGGAATCGAGAGGGTTCACCTAATTGAACCCTTGCAGTATGAGCCCTTTATTAACTTGATGCAGCGTTGTTACCTGGTATTAACAGACTCCGGGGGGATGCAAGAAGAAGCCCCTTCCCTGGGGAAGCCCGTCTTAGTATTACGGGATACCACCGAGCGACCGGAAGCCATTGAAGCGGGAACCGTAAAGCTGGTGGGCACCGATCGGGAGAAAGTTCATACGGTCACAAACCATTTATTGAACAATTTCGAATCTTACACAAAAATGTCAGAGGCTGTCAATCCCTATGGGGATGGTTTGGCCTCCAAACGAATTGTTGATTTTATATGCTATAGATTCGGCCTACAAGAAGAACAGCCAGAAGAGTTTTTGACAAAATAA